From a single Mycolicibacterium mengxianglii genomic region:
- a CDS encoding 5-oxoprolinase subunit B family protein, with translation MSATMDARVTSTVRDYGDQALLVECTSTDEVLAWTDVLTRAELPGVLDIVPASRTVLLKLARPAFQAPTRQRLGKLSIADADSTAPAGGHADVVIDVTYDGADLAEVGRLTGLDAAGVIAAHTGTLWRVGFGGFAPGFAYLVGGDPRLEVPRRAEPRTKVPAGAVGLAGEFSGVYPRESPGGWQLIGHSDAVLWDIDRPNPALLTPGMWVQFRAV, from the coding sequence ATGAGCGCCACCATGGATGCCCGAGTGACCAGCACCGTGCGCGATTACGGCGACCAGGCGCTGCTGGTTGAGTGCACCAGCACCGACGAGGTGCTGGCGTGGACCGACGTACTGACCCGGGCAGAGTTGCCCGGCGTCCTCGACATCGTGCCTGCCTCGCGCACGGTGCTGCTCAAACTGGCCAGGCCGGCGTTCCAGGCGCCCACCCGGCAGCGGCTCGGCAAGCTCTCGATCGCGGACGCGGACAGCACCGCACCTGCCGGCGGCCACGCCGACGTCGTCATCGATGTCACTTATGACGGCGCCGACCTCGCCGAGGTGGGCCGACTGACCGGCCTCGACGCCGCCGGGGTGATAGCCGCCCACACCGGCACCCTGTGGCGCGTCGGATTCGGCGGTTTCGCGCCCGGATTCGCCTATCTGGTCGGCGGTGACCCTCGCCTCGAGGTACCCCGGCGCGCGGAGCCGCGTACCAAAGTGCCCGCCGGAGCCGTCGGGTTGGCCGGCGAATTCAGTGGCGTCTACCCCCGGGAATCCCCCGGCGGCTGGCAGCTGATCGGGCACTCCGACGCCGTGTTGTGGGATATCGACCGACCCAATCCGGCGCTGCTGACGCCGGGCATGTGGGTCCAATTCCGAGCTGTGTGA
- a CDS encoding queuosine precursor transporter: protein MGSAYYPILVAVFTGLVLISNITATKGVAFGPLLTDGGFLVFPVTYVIGDVLSEVYGFKAARRAIYVGFVMQALAVTAFWVTVRLPSAPGYENQEALATMVSSFTQLAVAGLAGFLVGQTVNAYMVVRIKQRTKESHLWARLLGSTVVGQFADTLVFCAIAAPVIGFGNVPAFATYAAIGWLYKTAVEAAMLPITYRVIGAIKRREPSYVPMT, encoded by the coding sequence ATGGGCTCGGCGTACTACCCGATTCTCGTCGCGGTGTTCACCGGGCTGGTCCTGATCTCCAACATCACCGCCACCAAAGGGGTGGCCTTCGGCCCCTTGCTGACCGACGGCGGATTCCTCGTCTTTCCGGTGACCTACGTGATCGGCGACGTGCTGTCGGAGGTATACGGCTTCAAGGCGGCCAGGCGCGCCATCTACGTCGGGTTCGTGATGCAGGCCCTGGCGGTGACCGCGTTCTGGGTCACCGTGCGCCTGCCCTCGGCACCGGGCTACGAGAACCAGGAAGCGCTGGCCACCATGGTCAGTTCGTTCACCCAGCTGGCGGTAGCCGGCCTGGCCGGCTTCCTTGTCGGACAGACCGTCAATGCGTACATGGTGGTGCGAATCAAGCAGCGCACCAAGGAAAGTCATTTGTGGGCCCGGCTGCTCGGTTCCACCGTCGTCGGCCAGTTCGCCGACACCCTGGTGTTCTGTGCCATCGCCGCGCCCGTCATCGGATTCGGTAACGTGCCCGCGTTCGCCACCTACGCCGCTATCGGCTGGTTGTACAAGACCGCCGTCGAAGCGGCGATGCTGCCGATCACCTACCGCGTCATCGGGGCGATCAAGCGGCGTGAGCCCAGTTACGTGCCGATGACATGA
- a CDS encoding ABC transporter substrate-binding protein has product MQTQCTRRGFLGVAGTAGLLLATGCTPGGAAGGQSGEVNIAHAFGKTTLPGPPQRVVSAGFTEQDDLLALGVIPIATTEWFGNEPFAVWPWARARLGNAQPQVLTLADGLQIDRIAALKPDLIVATNAGVDADTYDKLAAIAPTLPQSGRDAFFAPWKDQAGTIGIATYQQDAMRSLISGIDDKFAAVATDKPQFKDKSVVLLAATPWQGTMTATLPGWRTDFLTQMGFAVPDNLSSYEDDGRARIPLAELSSALDDADLLIWTTESDAEQAALLADPSVAALRATRHNRNVFTTRELAAAIAFSSPLSLPLVADQLPPLLARAVGG; this is encoded by the coding sequence GTGCAAACACAGTGCACCCGGCGGGGTTTCCTCGGTGTCGCGGGTACAGCGGGGCTGCTGCTGGCAACGGGGTGTACTCCGGGAGGCGCCGCGGGCGGACAGAGCGGCGAAGTCAACATCGCCCACGCCTTCGGTAAGACCACACTGCCCGGCCCGCCGCAGCGGGTTGTCAGCGCCGGGTTCACCGAGCAGGACGACCTGCTGGCTCTCGGAGTCATCCCGATCGCGACCACGGAGTGGTTCGGCAACGAACCCTTTGCGGTGTGGCCCTGGGCCAGGGCCCGACTGGGCAATGCCCAGCCGCAGGTCCTCACCCTGGCCGACGGCCTCCAGATCGATCGGATCGCCGCCCTGAAACCCGACCTCATTGTGGCCACCAACGCCGGTGTGGACGCCGACACCTACGACAAACTCGCTGCGATCGCCCCGACTCTGCCGCAATCCGGGCGAGACGCCTTCTTCGCGCCCTGGAAAGACCAGGCCGGAACCATCGGGATCGCCACCTATCAGCAGGACGCGATGAGGTCGCTGATCAGTGGGATCGACGACAAATTCGCCGCCGTCGCAACCGACAAACCGCAGTTCAAAGACAAGTCGGTGGTCCTGCTGGCCGCCACCCCGTGGCAGGGGACCATGACAGCGACGCTGCCGGGCTGGCGCACCGACTTCCTCACTCAGATGGGCTTCGCAGTACCCGACAACCTCTCCTCCTACGAGGACGACGGTCGAGCGCGCATCCCGTTGGCAGAGCTCTCTTCAGCCCTCGACGACGCGGATCTCCTGATCTGGACCACTGAGAGTGACGCCGAACAGGCGGCCCTGCTGGCCGACCCCAGCGTCGCCGCGCTGCGGGCCACCCGCCACAACCGCAACGTGTTCACCACCAGAGAGCTCGCCGCCGCGATCGCTTTCTCGTCGCCGCTGTCCCTGCCGCTGGTGGCCGACCAGCTGCCGCCGCTGCTCGCCAGGGCGGTGGGCGGCTGA
- a CDS encoding SDR family oxidoreductase, translating to MTNSPSVFITGAAAGIGRATALAFATKGYTVGAYDIDNDGLTSLAEEIRLRHGSVVTGHLDVTDADEMSQRITEFVEFAGGRLDVMINNAGILLAGRFEDVDLGAQHKEIDINTKGVVNGLYAAFPHLRSTPKSVVVNLCSASAIYGQAELATYSATKFFIRGLTEALDIEWSDYGIRVIAMWPLYVQTAMTHDISTGTTRSLGINLTAQDVAAAILAAVAGTRLQKTLHQVHFPVGTQTKMMTLGSRFSPAWLTRVINKRLARQ from the coding sequence ATGACCAACTCCCCATCCGTGTTCATCACCGGCGCAGCGGCGGGTATCGGCAGAGCCACCGCCCTTGCGTTCGCCACCAAGGGTTACACCGTCGGCGCCTATGACATCGACAACGACGGCCTGACATCGCTTGCCGAAGAAATCCGGCTGCGTCACGGCAGTGTTGTCACCGGCCACCTCGATGTCACCGACGCGGACGAAATGTCGCAGCGGATAACCGAATTCGTCGAATTCGCGGGCGGCCGCCTCGACGTGATGATCAACAATGCGGGCATCCTGCTCGCCGGCCGATTCGAGGACGTCGACCTCGGGGCCCAACACAAAGAGATCGACATCAACACCAAGGGCGTGGTGAACGGGCTGTACGCGGCCTTTCCGCACCTGCGGTCCACACCGAAGTCGGTGGTGGTGAACCTCTGTTCGGCCTCGGCGATCTACGGGCAAGCCGAACTGGCCACCTACAGTGCGACGAAGTTCTTCATCCGCGGCCTCACCGAGGCGCTGGACATCGAATGGAGCGACTACGGCATCCGGGTGATCGCCATGTGGCCGCTGTACGTGCAGACGGCGATGACCCACGACATCAGCACCGGCACCACACGGTCGTTGGGTATCAACTTGACCGCCCAAGATGTCGCGGCAGCCATCCTGGCCGCAGTCGCAGGCACGCGGCTACAGAAGACGCTGCACCAGGTGCACTTCCCGGTGGGCACCCAGACCAAGATGATGACCCTGGGCTCGCGGTTCTCCCCCGCCTGGCTGACGCGGGTGATCAACAAGAGGCTGGCCAGACAGTGA
- a CDS encoding heme-binding protein: MLICGATVAVAEPPPPPPPNCTAADLARVASGVTSATSDYMFAHPDVNNFFTGLKGLPKEDMKARVQQYMDANPQVKTDLQGVRQPMADFRSRCGE, translated from the coding sequence ATGCTGATCTGTGGAGCGACTGTGGCGGTCGCCGAGCCGCCACCGCCGCCACCGCCGAATTGCACAGCCGCGGACCTGGCCAGGGTGGCCAGTGGTGTCACCTCGGCCACGTCGGACTATATGTTCGCGCACCCGGATGTGAACAACTTCTTCACCGGGTTGAAGGGTCTGCCGAAGGAGGACATGAAAGCGCGGGTACAGCAGTACATGGACGCCAACCCGCAGGTGAAGACGGATTTACAGGGCGTCCGTCAGCCCATGGCCGACTTCCGGAGCCGCTGCGGGGAATAG
- a CDS encoding TetR family transcriptional regulator, giving the protein MSVIDPSLGLRERKKIKTRLAIRREAFRLIEKQGYGNTTVEQIADAADVSTSTFFRYFSSKESVLLNDELVEPIIDAFIDAPAELPPIAAYRHAVEVTFGALTDAQRESAIAGQRLMYSVPEAQGLLYGMYMRCLTLITDALKFRLTEPADEFERRMIAGAIVGVLIAASDGTPLPDDQLSRGLTFLEGALPLR; this is encoded by the coding sequence ATGTCAGTTATCGACCCATCTCTAGGGTTGCGTGAACGCAAAAAGATCAAAACCCGCCTGGCCATCCGTCGGGAAGCGTTTCGCCTTATCGAGAAGCAGGGTTACGGCAACACGACTGTCGAGCAGATCGCTGACGCCGCAGATGTGTCGACGAGCACGTTCTTCCGCTACTTTTCTTCGAAAGAGTCCGTCCTCCTCAACGACGAGCTGGTCGAACCGATCATCGACGCCTTCATCGACGCACCGGCCGAACTGCCCCCGATCGCGGCGTACCGGCACGCAGTCGAAGTCACCTTCGGCGCGCTGACGGATGCACAGCGAGAATCCGCGATCGCCGGGCAGCGGCTGATGTACTCGGTCCCAGAAGCACAGGGGCTGCTCTACGGCATGTACATGCGATGTCTCACGCTGATCACCGATGCACTGAAGTTCCGCCTCACCGAGCCGGCCGACGAGTTCGAACGCAGGATGATCGCCGGTGCCATCGTGGGCGTGCTCATAGCGGCCTCGGACGGCACACCACTGCCGGACGATCAACTCTCGCGCGGCCTGACATTCCTCGAAGGTGCGCTGCCGCTTCGTTAA
- a CDS encoding LysE/ArgO family amino acid transporter, with protein MTIAVAVLGTGFLTSLTLIAAIGAQNAFVLRQGIRGEHVLPVVALCTVSDIVLIAAGIAGFGALVATHPSVVTVATLGGAVFLICYGLLAARRALKPGTLTPADAAPAGLTGVVATCLALTFLNPHVYLDTVILLGALANNHADNKWLFGIGAVSASLVWFTTLGFGARRLRTVFATPLTWRILDGGIATTMIALGVGLAWA; from the coding sequence ATGACTATTGCCGTCGCGGTGCTGGGTACCGGCTTCCTCACCTCGCTGACACTCATCGCCGCGATCGGCGCCCAGAACGCGTTCGTGCTGCGGCAGGGAATCCGCGGGGAACATGTGCTGCCGGTGGTGGCGCTGTGCACGGTGTCGGACATCGTGTTGATCGCCGCAGGCATCGCCGGATTCGGCGCCTTGGTCGCCACGCACCCGAGCGTCGTCACCGTCGCGACCCTCGGCGGCGCGGTGTTCTTGATCTGCTACGGGCTGCTGGCCGCACGCCGGGCACTCAAGCCTGGCACGCTCACCCCGGCCGATGCCGCCCCTGCCGGGCTAACAGGTGTGGTCGCGACCTGCCTGGCCCTGACATTTCTCAACCCGCACGTGTACCTCGACACAGTGATCCTTCTCGGCGCGCTGGCCAACAATCACGCAGACAACAAATGGTTGTTCGGTATCGGCGCCGTCTCTGCGAGCCTGGTGTGGTTCACCACACTCGGCTTCGGTGCCCGCCGCCTCCGCACGGTGTTCGCAACCCCCCTGACGTGGCGCATTCTCGACGGGGGCATCGCGACGACCATGATCGCCCTCGGCGTCGGGCTTGCCTGGGCCTGA
- a CDS encoding C40 family peptidase, producing MSGRGHVGGVNHLEGQLDRAKALLTKSEQRNIALANMIRAAGGGYGGGRGMGGGMPMGGGGGMPMGGMGGGSPMSALGGLPGMLSGLGGSGDRGHNAALGRTRLAGGLGLPSGAAARAVAYAKSKLGAPYVWGAKGPNSFDCSGLTQAAYAEAGVRIPRTTYDLVNAGQAVNRSDTTLLAQRFPRWWWSFAQVIGDTAEHVLAGPG from the coding sequence TTGAGCGGTCGAGGACACGTGGGTGGGGTCAACCACCTTGAAGGTCAACTCGACCGCGCCAAAGCCCTACTCACCAAATCCGAGCAGCGAAATATCGCCTTGGCGAACATGATTCGCGCCGCGGGCGGTGGCTACGGGGGTGGCCGCGGCATGGGTGGTGGCATGCCCATGGGCGGCGGTGGCGGCATGCCTATGGGTGGCATGGGTGGCGGCTCACCCATGAGCGCGCTCGGTGGCTTACCCGGAATGCTGTCGGGGCTTGGAGGCTCGGGCGACCGGGGACACAATGCAGCGCTCGGACGAACTCGACTCGCCGGCGGACTCGGCCTTCCGAGCGGAGCTGCCGCCCGTGCCGTCGCCTACGCAAAATCCAAGCTCGGCGCACCGTACGTATGGGGAGCCAAGGGACCCAACTCTTTCGACTGCTCAGGCCTCACGCAGGCGGCCTATGCCGAGGCCGGGGTGCGCATACCCCGCACCACCTACGACCTCGTTAACGCTGGCCAGGCCGTGAACCGCAGCGACACCACACTCCTCGCACAGCGATTCCCCCGCTGGTGGTGGTCATTCGCGCAGGTGATAGGTGATACTGCCGAGCATGTCCTTGCAGGGCCTGGTTGA
- a CDS encoding metallophosphoesterase produces the protein MVQVGDLIHRGPHSAQVVDLVDRYLTTQPAQWIQLIGNHEANYLQPPVFAWPESLSRRHIRIVNRWWRKGTMAVAAAVDASYESFLITHARITAEFWASVLGGPLTAAEAVRRINDLANANADAVFCAGVMLHGTSAPDAGPLWADTMTELLPGWADRQMPFSQIHGHNALTPWRGDDSTVPPAGIEALVTIDADAKHESVHLAGGRLIGIDPDHRDTPTSRWRAFELIGTVTAR, from the coding sequence GTGGTCCAGGTCGGCGATCTGATCCACCGCGGCCCGCACTCCGCCCAGGTCGTCGACCTCGTCGACCGCTACCTGACCACGCAGCCCGCCCAGTGGATCCAGCTGATCGGCAACCATGAGGCGAACTATCTCCAGCCGCCGGTCTTCGCGTGGCCGGAATCGTTGAGCAGAAGGCACATTCGCATCGTCAACCGCTGGTGGCGCAAGGGCACGATGGCCGTGGCCGCCGCGGTCGACGCCTCCTACGAATCATTCCTGATCACCCACGCCCGCATCACCGCCGAATTCTGGGCCAGCGTCCTCGGCGGTCCACTCACTGCCGCCGAGGCCGTCCGCCGGATCAACGACCTCGCAAATGCGAACGCAGATGCGGTGTTCTGTGCCGGCGTCATGTTGCACGGAACTTCCGCTCCGGATGCCGGGCCGCTGTGGGCGGACACCATGACCGAACTTCTGCCCGGATGGGCGGACCGGCAGATGCCGTTCAGTCAGATCCACGGTCATAACGCCCTGACCCCATGGCGTGGGGACGACTCCACCGTTCCGCCGGCGGGCATCGAAGCGCTCGTCACGATCGACGCCGACGCCAAGCACGAGTCCGTTCACCTCGCGGGCGGTCGGCTCATCGGCATCGACCCCGACCACCGAGACACGCCCACAAGTCGTTGGCGCGCATTCGAACTCATCGGCACGGTAACGGCCCGCTAA
- a CDS encoding nitroreductase family protein has protein sequence METWDAIRARRNVRTYRQDPVADGDLDRIAEAGWRAPSASNRQHWDFVVVTDPSQLQELSTVWRGAGHIANAAAAIALVVPEPADERTELVDQYDLGQATMAMAIAATDLGIGTGHSAVGDQEKARAILGVPEGYVVSYLLGVGYPADRPLKPLLKPARRPFEEVVHHGRW, from the coding sequence ATGGAAACGTGGGACGCAATCCGAGCCCGCCGCAACGTGCGGACCTACCGCCAGGACCCCGTAGCCGACGGCGATCTCGACCGCATAGCCGAGGCCGGCTGGCGTGCGCCGTCGGCATCCAACCGCCAGCACTGGGACTTCGTGGTCGTGACCGACCCGTCTCAGCTGCAGGAACTTTCGACGGTGTGGCGCGGCGCAGGGCACATCGCCAACGCGGCGGCGGCAATCGCCTTGGTGGTGCCGGAGCCCGCCGACGAACGAACCGAGCTCGTCGACCAGTACGACCTCGGACAGGCCACGATGGCGATGGCCATCGCCGCCACCGATCTCGGCATCGGAACCGGGCATTCCGCGGTAGGCGACCAGGAGAAGGCGCGTGCGATTCTCGGCGTCCCTGAGGGCTACGTCGTCTCCTACCTCCTGGGCGTCGGCTATCCCGCCGACCGTCCGCTCAAGCCACTGCTCAAGCCGGCCCGGCGGCCCTTCGAGGAAGTTGTCCACCACGGCAGATGGTGA
- a CDS encoding MFS transporter gives MTSASTSTPSTSTWAPLASPVYRSLWIAQFVSNLGTWMQTVGAQWMLVDDPRAAVLVPLVQTATTLPVMLLALPSGVLADLIDRRRLLIATQGAMAAGVGLLATLTGAGLTTPAVLLTLLFVIGSGQALTAPAWQAIQPDLVPAQQIPAAAALGSMSVNGARAIGPAVAGVLVSLSGPTLVFALNAVSFIGIVFVLIAWRRPAVKHDYPPERALAALSAGGRFIRSSPIVRRILLRAALFIAPGSAIWGLLPVIARERLGLSSSGYGLLLGALGVGAVAGAFLLSGLRARFAQNTLLSAGAAGFALATVVLALVPSFTIVLVALVIGGASWLLSLSTLNASMQLSLPAWVRARGLSVYQLIFMGGQALGSVVWGLIAGATTSSTSLLVSAALLVVCGLSALWWPLHANTNNLDLTPSSHWPEPTLIFEPEPLDGPVLVLTAYRVASSDEEGFLAAMAVMGRSRQRTGASEWRLFRSVEHESTFVETFIVRSWGEHMHQHYTRLTGQDRLIEEAVERYTDGVPVSEHYLAVRDAR, from the coding sequence ATGACATCGGCGAGCACATCGACACCGTCCACTTCGACATGGGCGCCGCTGGCATCGCCGGTCTACCGCTCACTGTGGATCGCCCAGTTCGTCTCCAACCTCGGCACCTGGATGCAGACCGTCGGGGCGCAGTGGATGCTCGTCGACGATCCACGCGCGGCCGTCCTGGTTCCGCTGGTGCAGACCGCCACGACGCTGCCGGTGATGCTGTTGGCGTTGCCGTCGGGCGTCCTTGCCGACCTCATCGACCGGCGGCGGCTGCTCATCGCCACACAGGGGGCGATGGCCGCGGGCGTGGGTCTGCTGGCCACCTTGACCGGCGCCGGGCTGACCACCCCAGCGGTACTGCTGACGTTGTTGTTCGTGATCGGCAGCGGACAAGCACTGACCGCCCCGGCGTGGCAGGCAATCCAGCCTGATCTCGTTCCCGCTCAACAGATTCCGGCGGCCGCAGCACTGGGAAGCATGAGCGTGAACGGTGCCCGGGCGATCGGACCGGCGGTCGCAGGCGTGCTGGTGTCGTTGTCCGGCCCGACCCTGGTCTTCGCGCTCAACGCAGTGTCCTTCATCGGAATCGTGTTCGTGCTCATCGCGTGGCGCCGCCCTGCCGTCAAGCACGATTACCCGCCCGAACGGGCGCTCGCAGCACTGAGCGCGGGTGGAAGGTTCATTCGCAGCTCGCCGATTGTGAGGCGAATCCTGCTGCGGGCGGCGCTGTTCATCGCACCCGGGAGCGCGATCTGGGGGCTGCTGCCGGTGATCGCGCGGGAACGGCTGGGATTGTCGTCGTCGGGGTACGGGTTGCTGCTCGGGGCGCTCGGTGTCGGTGCCGTGGCCGGCGCCTTCTTGTTGTCAGGGCTGCGGGCACGCTTCGCCCAGAACACCTTGCTGTCGGCTGGGGCGGCGGGCTTCGCCCTGGCCACCGTGGTGCTGGCGCTGGTGCCCAGTTTCACGATCGTGTTGGTGGCACTGGTCATCGGGGGCGCGTCGTGGCTGCTGTCCTTGTCGACGCTCAACGCATCGATGCAGCTGAGCCTGCCCGCGTGGGTACGCGCCCGCGGATTGTCGGTGTACCAGCTGATCTTCATGGGCGGGCAGGCGTTGGGCTCGGTGGTGTGGGGGCTGATCGCAGGAGCTACCACCAGCTCCACCAGCCTGCTGGTGAGCGCGGCGCTGCTGGTGGTGTGCGGGCTGTCGGCACTGTGGTGGCCACTGCACGCGAACACCAACAATCTGGACCTGACGCCGTCCTCACACTGGCCCGAGCCGACGCTGATCTTCGAGCCCGAGCCGCTGGATGGGCCCGTTCTGGTGCTGACCGCGTACCGGGTGGCGTCCTCGGACGAGGAGGGGTTCCTGGCGGCGATGGCGGTGATGGGGCGGTCCCGCCAGCGCACCGGGGCCTCGGAGTGGCGGCTCTTCCGCAGCGTCGAACACGAGTCGACGTTCGTGGAGACGTTCATCGTGCGGTCCTGGGGGGAGCACATGCACCAGCACTACACCCGGCTCACCGGTCAAGACCGGCTGATCGAGGAGGCCGTCGAGAGGTACACCGATGGCGTGCCGGTCTCTGAGCACTACCTGGCGGTTCGCGACGCGCGGTGA
- a CDS encoding aspartate-alanine antiporter-like transporter yields the protein MAYPITVCLTILACSYLVSAGRRKPTPEDREKVSPIVVRTLELTGDPDLSVRGLATRYQAVVSRLTRDGRTVVAHDAERLAPGDLLTITARDDEVQRLIKDLGRPAEQEPWLDRSEIDFRRITLSNPLYVGRELHDLRLDERFDAVVSRVRRGDTDIIATPDLILQSGDRLRVTAPRARLAEINKELGDSERAAGDINPIGLGLGLAIGLVLALVQIPLPDGGTLVLGTATAPLAVGVILGALGRTGPVVWTLPGNVSNTLNQFSLLIFLVAVGTGSGGGLVSALAAEGLGLVVLGIAISVAHALVCVIGLRTVLGFGTARALGGLTGSQLNPAPYAYAMSKMPEQRVAVGYAVLFPLSMIIKVFVAQLMVVYF from the coding sequence GTGGCCTATCCGATCACGGTGTGCCTGACCATCCTGGCCTGCTCGTATCTGGTGAGCGCCGGACGCCGCAAGCCCACCCCGGAGGACCGCGAGAAGGTATCGCCCATCGTGGTACGCACCTTGGAACTCACCGGCGATCCTGACCTGAGTGTGCGGGGCCTCGCGACTCGCTACCAAGCCGTGGTGTCGCGGCTGACGCGCGACGGGCGGACCGTCGTCGCCCATGATGCGGAGCGCTTGGCCCCGGGCGACCTGCTCACCATCACCGCGCGTGACGACGAGGTGCAGCGCCTGATCAAGGATCTGGGCCGGCCCGCCGAGCAGGAGCCGTGGCTGGACCGCAGCGAAATCGACTTTCGCCGGATCACGCTGTCGAACCCGCTGTATGTCGGGCGGGAGCTGCACGATCTGCGTTTGGACGAGCGATTCGACGCCGTCGTCAGCCGGGTCCGCCGGGGCGACACCGACATCATCGCGACGCCGGACCTGATACTGCAGAGCGGTGACCGACTCCGGGTGACCGCGCCGCGCGCCCGGCTCGCCGAGATCAACAAGGAACTCGGCGATTCCGAACGGGCGGCGGGCGACATCAACCCGATCGGGTTGGGCCTGGGCCTCGCGATCGGCCTGGTGCTGGCGTTGGTGCAGATCCCTCTGCCCGACGGCGGCACCCTGGTGCTGGGCACTGCAACCGCGCCGTTGGCGGTTGGTGTCATCCTCGGTGCGCTCGGCCGCACCGGGCCGGTGGTGTGGACACTGCCGGGCAATGTGTCCAATACCTTGAATCAGTTCTCGCTCTTGATCTTTCTGGTGGCCGTCGGCACGGGCTCAGGAGGTGGCTTGGTATCGGCGTTGGCGGCCGAGGGGCTGGGGCTCGTGGTGCTCGGCATCGCGATCTCGGTCGCCCACGCGCTCGTCTGCGTGATCGGGCTGCGCACCGTCCTGGGCTTCGGCACCGCGCGCGCCCTGGGTGGGCTCACCGGATCCCAGCTCAACCCCGCACCGTACGCGTATGCCATGAGCAAAATGCCCGAGCAGCGGGTGGCGGTGGGGTACGCCGTGCTGTTCCCGTTGTCAATGATCATCAAGGTTTTCGTGGCGCAACTGATGGTGGTCTACTTCTGA
- a CDS encoding aspartate-alanine antiporter-like transporter encodes MQWFVESPLLTIFFCLGIGSLFGRIRFGPVAFGPAGALFVALALAAIEPDISLPPIVTSLSLCVFCYMVGIAAGPSFVASLRTSWQPIVVSVIAIIAMAATALGVGSAFGLDIGTVAGAFSGAGTATPALGAVQQQLAAGGDIPLGRRSGMPWPIRSRCA; translated from the coding sequence ATGCAGTGGTTCGTAGAAAGTCCCCTGCTCACGATCTTCTTCTGCCTTGGAATCGGCAGTCTGTTCGGCAGAATCCGCTTCGGTCCGGTGGCGTTCGGCCCGGCCGGGGCGTTGTTCGTCGCTCTCGCGCTGGCCGCGATCGAACCTGACATCTCACTGCCACCGATCGTCACCAGCCTGTCGTTGTGCGTGTTCTGCTACATGGTGGGCATCGCCGCGGGCCCGTCATTCGTGGCCTCGCTGCGCACCAGCTGGCAACCGATCGTGGTGTCGGTGATCGCGATCATCGCCATGGCCGCGACCGCCCTGGGTGTGGGCTCGGCGTTCGGGCTCGACATCGGGACCGTCGCCGGTGCGTTCTCCGGAGCCGGGACCGCCACCCCGGCACTCGGGGCCGTCCAGCAGCAGCTCGCCGCCGGTGGCGACATCCCCCTGGGCCGGCGATCGGGTATGCCGTGGCCTATCCGATCACGGTGTGCCTGA